Part of the Onthophagus taurus isolate NC chromosome 11, IU_Otau_3.0, whole genome shotgun sequence genome is shown below.
GATAATGGAAGATTTCATAATAAAAACAGTTCATAATAGAAATGTAAATCTTATCTTTATTGTATGGACGGTgtttgcaaaagactagatacaaTTGCTGGAGGAATAGATACTGCCAGAAAACGACTAAATATAGGTAAaatactagatactgcttataGAAGGTTAAGTACTGCTAGTAAAAGACTAACACTGCTACAGGAGGACTAAATATTGCTAGCAGAAGGTTAGATCTACTTGCAAAAGACTACATAGTGTTGGAAAaatactagatactgttggtaAAAGACTAGATCTTCTTGTAAAATGGCAATTACAGCCTTCATGTTCATCACGGTGaatgttaattaaatgaaaatgtcTGAGCGTCTTCAGGTACGACgtcaaaaactaagaaatgatgcGTGAAAAACAGTTATGTGGAAAATTCCTCACGAAGTTGCTTTAACTTATTGAATCATTTAATCACAAGCATGTATGTTTAAACGAACTGTTCAAATGTTGCAAGGACAACTTTGATTAACTCTAATAGTACTCAAATATCTCTGATCCTAGTATTAATTGTCTCCGTTTGATGCCATGTTTCAAAACGGCCGCAATATGACTGCTATTCTCTCATAAACGTTCTTCTTAAGTCCAATCACATCAGTTTTACTTTCAAcatcttgtaatttttttccacACAGCAAAATCTCGAACAAATTTGTTACCTGCCTTCACCGGAGATGCGTAAATTAACTAacgataaatattttttaaggttaaaaCACCAACGTTGATTGTGTTGAAGGCAGGCGTAAAAGAACTGTTAAGGCTGAAGGCGTGATAATACAAAGAAGTTTTGAGCGTTATAAGTCGAAAATTGTGAACCGTGTGCACATGGCGACAGTTTACATTGGATTTCTGTAAAAGACTGGAACCTGCTGCTGGGGGAATAGATTCCGCTAGTAAAAGACTATATGTATTTACTGCAAGAGACTTGATACCAACACCAAAAGATTAGGTGCAAggtaaaaaactaaatactgatGGCAGAATATCAGATACCAGTGGCGAAATATAAATACGGAAGGCTAAACACTGTTAGCAGGAGATTggatacaaagaaaaaactagatactgaTGGCATATAATAGGGAAAGACTAGTTACTGCTACTGAAGTACAAGATACTGCTAGCAGTAGGATAGATCGAaacagaagactagatactgttagTAGAAGACTTATTACTTGAAAACGATATATACCATTATTTTGCAGCTCTCAAGATGTCATAAGAGAGAACTGTCTAAGACGGTGGTAATGCCACCGTGGTAATAGACAAAAGAATAGGAAGACAAAATACCACATTTCAGGACCCAGACACCGAAAGAAGAATTAACAAGGTCTCCACGGATAGAATAGTTAAtagataaaattgttaattaagaCGACGGATATTTCACGAATATCTATCAACGATCCATCTTATGTGCCGAAGACTTCACACATATTATAGAATTTATTGGCAATATTTCACTAGTTTTACTAGTCAGTATTAACATGGAATCACTTTTTAATCTTGTCTCTTGTCAAccttgaattattattatatgtcaaacattatACATCAAGCGCTACCAACAAACCAACAATGTTCCCTGAACCATTATTTACCTTGATGAAGAATGATGCGATTTTATCCAATATTTTCCAAGCAAACCAATGTCGTATTCTATATCTCAACATATATATTGTAGAAACTAATCAGAAAAATACTACAGGTCGGTAACATTCTAAACTAGGAGAGCTCATCATATACTGAAAggaatgaaaaagaaaattaaaattactagCAAATAAGTTACTTGCCGAAAATGGACTATTAAtaagaatgttaaagaaaagCTTCAGCGAGACAAAATAATCATGGAAGTGACTGATTATGTAAATGGATCAAGATATGCttataatagattttttcgTCGTCCGACACCAATTAGGCAAACACTACGGCGTTTAGCCACTCGCCTTGAAGAGTATGGGACAACATGAGATGCTGCTAGGTCTGTCCTGACGGCTGTGACCAAACGGTCTTTGTGGACGATGAGCGCTACAGAGCCATGCTCTTTCTCCTTCCTCAATTGGATGGATTGAGACTAGATAACATGTGGTTCCAACAGGATGGAGTAAAGGCGCATACCTTACGACCCACAACTGAAAGAGTGAAGGCTGCATTTCCGGGTCGCCTTATCTCTGGTTTTGGAGATTTTCACTGATCGGTAAGATCGTCCGATTTAACCGTTCcagatttctttttgttggATTTTTTGAAGTCAAGAGTCCAGGTTAACAAACCTCAGACTCTTGAAAACCCCTCAAAGAGAATATCCGCCAAGAATGCGAGAACTTACCGCGGGAAGTCCTGTCAAGAGTAATGGAAAATGCCATAAATCGGGCCCATAATATAATCCAAAAGCAGAGCTACAATTTTTCAATCATAAAACAAATTTCAGCAAAAGTACATACATAGGGTATGACAACTTTTGTGCTAACTTCTTGTTTCAGGGATTACAGAAACCCGTTTCCATATTCGTGGATTTATCTATTAGACACAATTGTTAACGGAATGTGAGTACGGCTATGTGAGTTTAGCAGTTTTTAAAAAGGATATAAATTCACAGTTTTCAGAGTATTTCATAAAAGTTAGACTGTCGAAAAAGTGCGCGAATAATGAAACAATCAAGTCTACATGCAGAAAATAACCTTAGAAACAGCCAAGAAAGACATCATTACTAtgttaaaaacattattgaCACATCTATTGACCGTGAAAGTATCGGAAAAACGTTCAGCATAATCGTTTCCAGCACAAACATAAGTTTCTGGTAAGGTGCCAAATTATTGCTGTTTACAAAAATCATCATAGAAGTCAATCTGGACATGAATTTTATCACTTAGACATATTTTTCGAACATGTGTTTTGCAATTACGTATCCAAAAATGTCGGACGTTGCTCCTTCTCGGCCATTTATCAAGTAGTGCCAAAAAATTACCACCATAATAAAGCATCCGACGGACAAGCATACAAATATATGTTTAGGTGTATTTATTTCGACTATTAATGATACTCTATGGATGGCTACCAGGTCTTTTACTACCAAGGGCACCGCAAGAAGGTTGTGTTGTGAGTAAAATTGAAATCTCGAAAATACTACTAATATGTTACTCTTATAGATAGCGAAGAAATCTGATTACTTAAAAGTTTATAGAAATTAGTAACCCTCCAAGCATTTCATTTAGAATAATTACGAAATGGTTTTGCCCGAATCTGATCAACTCTGAAAGTGGATAGAACTCAGCCTTAAGCCTAATATCAACACTTAACTGTTAAAACACCAAATATAATCTTgccttaaaaataattttgaattcctTACAAATTAGGTAgcaaatatttcaaacataGATGATTGATAAATCCAGCAATTAGCTAATGAATGCTTTTCCATTATTAGCTTAATCAGAAAATATAGAAATTAATCGGATCTAAGTCTCTTAAGTTCTTAGATTGTTTGATACAAAGTTTTAAGACTTGTCAAAATCTCATAAGTAAGACCATGTGGCTAACTAAAACGCAAAACATTTAGCTTCTACAATTcggattattaattaattccaaacatagttattttcaattaaaatttttttgatgtatttgAAGTGGTGAAAAAATAAGCAATTATAATTTGAACTAAGAGTTTGGGGATGAAAGAGGGGGGTTGCTGCAGGTGTGTAAGCCTATATATAGAGGCTGGGCATAGGGAATGACGCACTAGTACATTGATAAAACCAGAGGTATATTGAACCGCGGAGGTCATAGACCTTCCAGTGCTGCTCCGGTCCTCTGTGACCCAATTTGCCCCAAACGCTGACACACTTTGCAACAAGTATCGACGCGCCCCCACTTCCCTACCAacactatgacgtcataccGCTCTGTAACCAGGGTAAATGCATCTTAACCAACTAAACAACGCGAATTAGAACTCttttaataatacttttatCAACAACATGAAATAACTaaccaaaaattttcaaaggcatcatttttttgtaaaaaataatttatttttgtaaaacttttttgattgatttacGTGTtggaaatgattatttttttttattttgaatgtttAATAACTATACCTGCAAAATAAAGCGGTTTGTTGGTGAACCCTATGGGGAGGAGGGCGGAGCAGAATCGTTTCCTGCGGGATTTTCGAACACGTGATAGTTTGACAATCAATGTGATGACGTCAGAGTGTAGGACCAATCGACGTCGACCTCCATTCAACTCGGGCTGATACCGCGTTTCGGCGGCACAGCAGATTCATCTCGATCTAGATTCAGTGTTGTGCCCATCGTTGGAATGAACAGACCATCACGCTCTAAATGGAACAACTCAAAAAATAACTCCCCAAACAATTTTTCCCATCGATACAATCCAAGGTAGggatattttataattacttttattcagtaaatttgtttttgaaagtttttggTCGGTGTTAAGTTTTGGTGGAGGAGGCgggattgtttatttttaacttttttaaatggttGTGTGTATTATAAAGTAATAACAAAGATAAAGTGAGGGTTGGAATGTTATAATAAAGGTTAGGAGAAATTGGTAGTTTTATgtacaaaagttttaaacgCGCGCTGTATATCTCTTTGCTCGTTATAAATCATACGATCAGTTTTGTACATTGCGCATAAGTTTTTAATGTttctttcttaataaatttaaattttttgaatgttttagtttttaaattattaattatgaatattgtaaatgtaaaaattaatttaatttgttatttttttataaattttattaaaaaataatgttatatgATATATCGATAAATTGACCTTgcttctataaataaaaaatccaagaaaaatataaaattggtGGAGGCGCTAGAAAACGATAACAACTTGTTTACGGATTTCGTTGCATCCCGAGTTATTTCTTTTCGCGACTACGTATTGAAGTGGGTGGCAAATTCacagtattattattatattcgatATAATTCtgggaatttttattttgaagttgAATTCCTCGGTGTGTTCGAACACGTGTTGTTAAAGAACGTAGGGGTATTTTACAAAACCGTCACAACATCAAAGACACCTACACGGATTTTATGGAAGGTCAGTTCGCAAATAAACTGCGCCCCCACGCGAATATTGCGGGGGTTGAAAGTCTTTTCtggaattttattttccaacaATACATGTTTATAATCCGATTTAAATTGCTTAAATCTTTATGCTCTTTTGTGAGGGAATTATCATTTAATTGATTTCAATTGTGTTTGAAAAATGTATAccataaaaatagttttgatgaggttaagaaaaattaatttgaattagtTGTGGGgtaaatgtttcttttttgctGTGCTACATTGAATGTAGAACGGTTCGTGAATACATCCATATCCAGAATGACGTCATACAGGAAAGCGTTTGGGGAAGGCGCAAGCGTGAAACAGAAGTTAACCTATATACGGTGCGCTAAAATTAACTTGGAGGGCTAAGAATAGTGTCCTCGGCGAGACGACGACGTTGGATTCCGGTAGAGAAAGGCGCATTGGTCGTTACCCTTTAGGGTTCGGTCCGAAGCGGTGGCTATCTTCAATATTCTATCAATTAGgcatcgtttttttttcttcttgaaaatgaaaaaagttgaAGCGACTCGTGGGGCCCTGAAACCACGGTCGATATATGCAAGGATTGCCGCAATCCAATTAGAAGCTCAAAAGAGGCCTTGAAAAGTGACGATCGGCTAGGTTGGTACTAAGAATTCAGttcgataatttttaatacatatcTAGCCGatctttactttttaaacaacgtttcaatgattttgaagaaaatcatcattaattttttgggAGGTTTTGGAGACTAGCCAAGCCATGGGCGGAAGTTGTGTGTTATTGAACTAATTTCTGCCTGTGACGGGTTCACGTCTACTAAATCATcaacaacaaataataataaatataattaataaatattaataataagaaataaatttatacattaaatttttttaattttactgtaATTTATTATTCACCCTGTAAATACCTTCCGGTCCCTAAACGTTCGTATAAATTAAGTTTCGAATAACGGCACGCCACCGTCATCGCCCTATACGGCTTCCACGGTAATCCTATAACATAGTAAAACAAGACGGGGAATTTTTGTAGCTTCTTCGTCAACGGTGTCACGTCTCTATCTTTCGTTATAACACAGAGTTTCCGTTTCTATTATGTCTTCTTCCGGAATTATCATCTGTGTCataattatgatttattttaataaatttttactctaattaattaaaagtctttgcttattatttgatttgaaGCGCTTTAAATGCGACACTTTTTAATTGATCCGAATAGTTAGGATATATTGcgaaatgaatatttttgtaGAAATTATTGCATTTAAtcagattttaataaattgttaaataaggatgaaaagaatttttttacttgCATAACAAGTAAAGCCCCTGAATGCggaatttttatacaattatcGTTGACTATGAGGGGTTGTAACATGGTGGGGGTAATCACATCCCCCTTTATAAGCAGATGAAACCTATAAACATCGAGTAGTGTATCGATATCGATGGGTGAGACAGTGTCCTAGGAACACTAGGGAACAATGGTCGGTAGTTGATAAGGTGCACAATGGTAAGTCAAAacatatcttaaattattaacaacaatccttttttcaacaaatattctttcttctaaactaaatcaaaacaattcgTTTCACCATTTTTGTTCCcgatttaattattgtttcgaATCGTCTTTTTAGTCAATGATTGATTTCTTAAGTTAttgctttaaaatataatttaaataattcaaagaCCAATGTGGGTCAACCACAATCGCACGTCTTGTAATTATAACTTTTGTGTGTGTGGGGAAGAACAGATGGTGCTCCATAATTCATAGGAACAGGTCTACCACTTCCCTTACTACGTAAACGTCACGCAACGTTAACTTATTCAAAATTTCTCTTATATTATACGGTATTAACTATCAATAACTGCTTCAATAAGAAAAAGttaacttcaaaaaaatcCGATGAAGAAATCCACAAACAGGCGCTCACTGTAGCTGCTGGACGCAGCACAAGATTAGCTATATTATCTCTTGTGCGTGTGACAGTATGCTATTGTGGAACCTATACTCTTCAAACAAATACACAAAAACGACAACGATGGagaatctttttaaataagtaagtaaatttaaaaatttttttagttaagtaataatttataacaaaaaaactaggTACATAAtgagattattaataatcgttaagtcataaattaaataattatttaaactatTCTAGTATCACACCTTAATATCGACTATTGTTACGAAAGTTTCCTTTTGAGCGTTAAAAAGGCCATCACTCGAAAAACCACTACAAAAATGCAAAGACTAAGTACGTTCTCCCAAAAGGTAGGTTTGTCCATCcccatttcttttaataatctcTGCGGCACCCTATAGTGGCAATAAATTTCTTCGGAAGGACATGGTAAAGCGGGCCTATCAAATCCATAAATGATTTGCATGAAAGCTTCGGTTCCGTAAGATATATACGAGAAATAAGACATTATGTAGAATACTTTAGGCATATGCGGATAGAAACAAAGAAATCCACCAACAACGATCATCACAGCGCAACTTACGGCACCAATAAACGTCCCattctaaaaaaaacaaatttattactataaataatttcattacttattattgttattaattgataatttctttaaaaattttattacagtcTTGACCcaaatgataaaaaaacattcaatGCCACttcattttttagataaacTCACCACGGGATTTACAACCGTTCCTAAAACCGTTCCCATTCCTTCTGCTGATATCGAtattaaacaacaaataaggacaaacataaaaaatcgattagcTTCAGCCGGTTGGGCGCTAAGAAAATATGCCACGCATGCGTAAGCAATGCAAAATATCacctaaaaaatataaaattataaaaatataattaattatatataaaaaaaaagaaattatttacctGAATTGGGATGTGACTCACTAAAAATGAAGCGTAATATGTTCTTAATTTATACCAATTATTGAATTGTTCTCGCTTTATTACAGGAAGTTCTAAAGGaactaaaacataaattaaaaaatataattaaaatataattcaattaattttttttattaattaaaattaatactaaaaagttaagttttaacaaatattaaccCAAACGCTCAGTTCCGAGTGGCTCCCACATTTATTATCGATATTATCGATAATAATTAGCAGTCTCCCACCCGATATTTATATCATTAGGATGAAGAAAATGAACTCGAAGTACTCAGAGACGATTTTGTGAAACCTTCAACATCAACAATCTAATaagatatgaaaaattttggaaGCTTCGGAAAAGATGTTGCTGGTGTGTATTCCAgactggacgtcgcgccttcatttctttatgtaggtaaaataAAGCCGCGATAGAACCCTCTTCTCCCCGCATGGCTTatttatgtttctttttaatttatacttattattattgaagcATAACTTTGAAAAAGCGATAACGGAATCCGTTCAATTATTTCACTCAgccgttttcgacataaccGTTTCCTACTAAACCTCGAATTTCTGtgaaactatatggaatatcgaaaaaataaaatatgcctcTTATTAAGGACACATCAGACTAccacttgttcaaaattaatatttttgcatcagatagtttttgagaaaaaagttgACAAAGTTGCCGACACCGTCAAAAAATCGTGTAGTTTCTTCATTTAACatgcaataaaaagaaaaccacaaagacaaaaattttcaaattcacatACATATGTtatgtagaaatgttcagtaattacaacaaactttaccaCAATTTTTGTCATcgagcggttgcgaagatactgatctctaaagtgagtgCCTTTGACTTTTGGCAGGGATGGTAGAGTCATGTTAAATTTTCAACTTTGCAGAATAACACATAAACAACAGTAACGAtggacaaaaattaatttgagaaAAGCTGCTGGAGGTGTTGCATCTGGCTTTTCCGAATTTGAGTACACTTAGTGTAAGTAATAAAGATTCgataaaacatcaaattaaccCAATCCATTGAAACTTAGAGAGGTGGTCATTGAAATCTTTCAAATTCTACCtaatttaaactatttaaaaattcccttctttatttttatataaaaaattgtactgAAACCCAAACTTTTTACTTTACCTATATGAAaactttaatataatttcAGCTAGTAGTTTGGTATGCGGTGCTCTCTGTGAAGTTTCGGTCGAGTTCAGTTTTTGATGCATTGacttaaagaaatatttaggCGATAATTCAACAcaattaacattattaaaattaatttgttttgttgCAACACCACCTCAACCGTCTGAAACGAATACTATTTGCACGAAATactcaatatgtttttttaattcaagcGTATAGTTCTACAAGTGAGAGATGCAACAAATTGTCCCACATTTTTTGCTCCAGTTTAATGCACAAAATGACCTTTCAGTCAAAACCTTCCTCTATCGAACCGATTCACAATTCTGAAGCCCCTATCTTATAAGATTAGCAATGAaatagtattaataattattttatttcgaaatttcaatCCCCCCCCCCCCTCCCGCAACCAATAATTAATTCTTCGTATCAACATAGAAGAAACAATCCACATCCTTGACCTAATCTGCATCAACATTCTAGGTGTTACCTCTCTatataaagaagaagaacCTCAGTTATATGGAAATAAATGCCTTCAAAGTTTGGTTGAGCTGGTTAGTTCCATCAAAATCAGGGGCATATTTATTGCGATTACAGAGGTTTAGAAGATGTATCTTATGACTCAAAGGAAGGTACTCTTTGCACTCTAACCTCGATAGATGGCCATGATCCACGCTGAGTTATTGAAAGATAAATTTCAAGCAACAACATTGTAAGAAGACTGAATTTAATATCCATTCCTGTGTCAGGAACATATTGAATTTCTGCTCCCTTATTATTGGAAGAAATTCATCATATATGTGTTCCAGACAAATATTTTCTACCATCTTATTTTATTGGAAGATAGTTCTACTAATTTATCAACAATCCTCATCTGTACTGAATTCGAACCTCCAAATGGCCCTTCCCAAAGATAACCTCTTGATGCCTAGCTTTTTAGATGTCCAAAACTAGTTTTAGTCAGTGTGACATAAAAACCTACCAACAACAATACAAGCTGAATAATTTCAATACCTCGTTTTATCTGCTCAACCTGACAAATCACTTTTTTCAGATAATTCATCATCCGCAGCAGAACTCCTTCAGAGTTTTCCTATCTCCTCAACACCCTATAATCTCAATAGTCAGGATATCTACAACAGAAATCTGGAAGTGTCCCTGGGTGTCTAAACAGCTGACTTGTAATTTACGATTCTGAGATTGCAGACATTGATCGATTCTACGCAAAACTTTTTTCATATGGCGCTTAAAGATCAACCCTATCAAAACTCCTAGAATGTTTGTCAGTCCGCTATCCCTTCACAAGATTTTGCTTCGAGAAGACCACATCAGGACACATGGGAGGAACACATGTagctttttattgttatttgaaattgtgttttttttattttaaggtaaTAGGTACTCTCTAGGATTcttggaaaatatttatgaagttTCACAAATTACACTAGTGTTGATACCAACTCACAAATATTGAATTAGTTGCTTGGTCATCTTTTTGGGCAACAGAAAGATGATAACTGTGTTTCCATTATGAATGATTTGTTGAACAGCTACAAGAATATGAGATGTAGAATGTCgcttaaaattcactttttatACTCCCACCATAATTGCTTCCTGAAAAATATGGGAGCCATCAGTGACGAGCTTTCAAGCCATCCCGATGGATACGATGGATCATTGTTATCAAGGTTGCTGGAACCCTTCGATGTTGGGCGACTACTGATGGAATAAAAGTACATCACATATTGTGAATaccaaagaaaattaaagttgaaaatatgttgCGATCTAATTTAAACATTCTATTGGCATTAACTATACatatgaaataatattaagttcTAAAACACTGATTCTGCATTTCTTGCTTGTTATATTTCCACCCATTTACAAAGCagatcgtgaaaaatcgaatactgagaaatgtttatgaaattttaaataattatcaattaaaacatATCTCCACGCCGAGGTGCCACAATATCATGACTTGTTTTTAGGattgatataatattaatcacaGACTCTCGGCTGCAATCGATCTCGACTTAATTAGTCAAAAGATCCACTTAATAAAGCCGTGGTCGCTTGCGAGGTGCTACAATATGATGTCCAATTTCAGGTCAATATTGTCTATTACATATATGCTATATATactataacattttattgtctATTATTTATGATGCGATACTTACATTTGAGTACAGCGGGCATCATTGCAGTGTATGTTAAATAAGCACTAGTAATCAGAAGAAATCCAGCATTTGAAACCGATTTTGAACCATCACTACCATAATTTAGGAAAATTATCCCTAAAAATGTGCCTATTAAGGTGTGTAAAGCCAATCTTAGTTGGGTGACTGTCTGAAATTAAattcgattaaattaaattatacgatatttaatattgttttaatatttacccAATCTCTATAAAGATGTAAAAAGGttctttttaaaagaactgaaaatttataaaattctgATGGGGGTTCATATTTGCAAGAATCTTTATTTGATAATGTTAATTCAACATCTTCGCCatctaaacaaaaaagaaataaatatgtaataatatttgGATAAGAAAAACTTACATTCTTTTGAAATAAGCCCCTCTTCAAACTTGGTCTTTTTGTTAAAACTAACCAATAAATCCGTTAAATCGCCATAATCGCAATTGGCTGTTTCTatcacttaaaaataaatttatttataagaaaatcaccatttttgaaataaaaataacttacaaTAATCGGCAGGATTGTGATATTTGGGACAATAAAGCCCTAAATTCGACAAATACTCCACTGTTCTGGT
Proteins encoded:
- the LOC111424152 gene encoding ATP-binding cassette sub-family G member 1-like isoform X2, with the translated sequence MCEIISSKCLTTVQERVNIEFDGICYNAKQNKVQKQILSNLTGSFKFGEMTAIMGPSGAGKSTLLNILTGYQKGVIGGIRKVSCYTNAIITDKLRKNSCYIMQDDRLNPLFTVWEIMSIAADLKRGRNLTKKSKENLIDEILTSLALITCKNTRCGMLSGGQKKRLSIALELIDNPPVMFLDEPTTGLDSLSTYQCISILRNLAKAGRTIICTIHQPSATIFEMFDQIYVLAKGQCVYSGPPTRTVEYLSNLGLYCPKYHNPADYLIETANCDYGDLTDLLVSFNKKTKFEEGLISKEYGEDVELTLSNKDSCKYEPPSEFYKFSVLLKRTFLHLYRDWTVTQLRLALHTLIGTFLGIIFLNYGSDGSKSVSNAGFLLITSAYLTYTAMMPAVLKFPLELPVIKREQFNNWYKLRTYYASFLVSHIPIQVIFCIAYACVAYFLSAQPAEANRFFMFVLICCLISISAEGMGTVLGTVVNPVNGTFIGAVSCAVMIVVGGFLCFYPHMPKVFYIMSYFSYISYGTEAFMQIIYGFDRPALPCPSEEIYCHYRVPQRLLKEMGMDKPTFWENVLSLCIFVVVFRVMAFLTLKRKLS
- the LOC111424152 gene encoding ATP-binding cassette sub-family G member 1-like isoform X1; protein product: MCEIISSKCLTTVQERVNIEFDGICYNAKQNKVQKQILSNLTGSFKFGEMTAIMGPSGAGKSTLLNILTGYQRKGVIGGIRKVSCYTNAIITDKLRKNSCYIMQDDRLNPLFTVWEIMSIAADLKRGRNLTKKSKENLIDEILTSLALITCKNTRCGMLSGGQKKRLSIALELIDNPPVMFLDEPTTGLDSLSTYQCISILRNLAKAGRTIICTIHQPSATIFEMFDQIYVLAKGQCVYSGPPTRTVEYLSNLGLYCPKYHNPADYLIETANCDYGDLTDLLVSFNKKTKFEEGLISKEYGEDVELTLSNKDSCKYEPPSEFYKFSVLLKRTFLHLYRDWTVTQLRLALHTLIGTFLGIIFLNYGSDGSKSVSNAGFLLITSAYLTYTAMMPAVLKFPLELPVIKREQFNNWYKLRTYYASFLVSHIPIQVIFCIAYACVAYFLSAQPAEANRFFMFVLICCLISISAEGMGTVLGTVVNPVNGTFIGAVSCAVMIVVGGFLCFYPHMPKVFYIMSYFSYISYGTEAFMQIIYGFDRPALPCPSEEIYCHYRVPQRLLKEMGMDKPTFWENVLSLCIFVVVFRVMAFLTLKRKLS